Proteins encoded in a region of the Corvus hawaiiensis isolate bCorHaw1 chromosome 31, bCorHaw1.pri.cur, whole genome shotgun sequence genome:
- the LOC125318729 gene encoding zinc finger protein 3-like, translated as MCVNQYHFVELMKPHKCLECGKGFSYKSPLREHQRIHTGERPYECGECGKGFSSISHLIQHQVVHTGERPYECLDCWKSFGRISELRVHQRTHTGERPYECSECGKRFPSSSDLLRHQRIHTDERPFRCSDCGKGFKYNSTLVTHRRIHTGERPYECPECGKSFSQSSSLHCDLRNAC; from the exons atGTGTGTCAATCAGTACcattttgtggagctgatg aagccccacaagtgcttggaatgtgggaagggcttcagctaCAAATCCCCGCTGAGggaacaccagaggatccacacaggggagaggccctatgagtgtggggaatgtgggaagggcttctccagcatctcccacctgatccagcaccaggtggtccacacaggggaacggccctatgagtgCTTGGATTGTTGGAAGAGCTTCGGCCGGATCTCCGAACTGAGGGTACACCAGCgcacccacactggggagaggccctacgagtgttctgagtgtgggaagaggtttccaaGCAGCTCCGATCTCCTCAGACATCAGCGcattcacacggatgagaggcccttccgctgctccgactgcgggaagggcttcaaaTACAACTCCACCCTCGTCAcccaccggcgcatccacactggggagaggccctacgagtgtcctgagtgtgggaagagcttctcacagagctcttc gctgcacTGTGATCTGAGAAACGCTTGTTAG